A part of Aegilops tauschii subsp. strangulata cultivar AL8/78 chromosome 2, Aet v6.0, whole genome shotgun sequence genomic DNA contains:
- the LOC109745533 gene encoding uncharacterized protein, with product MRILQQQYRQQKYTKYSELIYTLLQAEKHDELLMKNHNARPTGAMPIPEAHANAHSTSKFGNRKRNFQKFKGKWKKNNGQKTNGQTKGKGHFKKNDQNDNSQTCQRCGCMNHHTNQCRIPKHLVDLYMKYGGKGKQVHGNKAEAHFNAIQDNPQAGPSQSDIQVYKPKDNLILDEDMLVDYTRDVFGDLS from the coding sequence ATGAGGATATTGCAACAGCAGTATCGTCAACAGAAATACACAAAGTATTCTGAGCTCATATACACATTACTTCAGGCCGAGAAGCATGATGAACTTCTCATGAAGAATCACAATGCTCGCCCAACGGGTGCCATGCCTATCCCTGAAGCACATGCTAATGCTCATTCTACTAGTAAATTTGGAAACCGTAAAAGGAACTTCCAAAAATTCAAGGGAAAATGGAAAAAGAATAATGGTCAAAAGACCAATGGTCAAACTAAGGGGAAAGGTCATTTCAAGAAAAATGATCAAAATGACAACTCTCAAACTTGTCAAAGGTGTGGATGCATGAATCATCATACTAATCAATGCCGAATTCCCAAGCACCTTGTGGATCTATACATGAAGTATGGAGGAAAAGGCAAACAAGTTCATGGAAATAAAGCTGAAGCTCACTTCAACGCCATTCAAGATAACCCTCAAGCTGGTCCTTCTCAAAGCGATATTCAAGTATACAAGCCAAAGGACAATCTCATCCTCGATGAAGACATGCTTGTGGATTACACCCGAGATGTTTTTGGAGACCTCAGTTAA